Proteins encoded by one window of Terriglobales bacterium:
- a CDS encoding N-acetylmuramoyl-L-alanine amidase: protein MLLGLTRKAAFARVLPRPTSVAGNSAPSSKTPQNDNSSNQAAVRRTVLAVRHWSSAEVTNVAIDLDGAVKYKVGYLHAPERLYFDISDVQLEPAVLLKKFSGRDGFLGNVRVAHSENGATRIVFDLSRPVSYSAQLIPDPYRLQVTLRPPDDKPASSKSNSASPAERKKASATTRSSNESVLAERNKAIVTAAVAIGDVNPRDEAMAGHSKPSRPLAPSAILSGSGMMPASQRTFIRALGLKIGKIVIDPGHGGDDVGGIGPSGVLEKDLVLDVAMRLGKLLRNLGAEVSYTRVTDVYLPLEARTQRANREQADLFVSIHANSSPDHSAHGIETYYLNFTSSPAALEVAARENMVSQRSVNQLRDLVQKIAMAGRLEESRELATDVEKNLAKELPNAHNRGVKEAPFIVLTGANMPAILTEISFLSNPDDERELKDPAYRQKIAQALYSGVSDYVAGLGGISPLTRTQTAAASSVAVDFGPTSWSDTLLDFVASNRTFVSIALLLIAAWTFLLASPTRAQPAPETAAPNSAVLDKDTDGEQNEPDYAEAAPKLRIVHRS, encoded by the coding sequence ATGCTGCTCGGGCTTACCCGGAAAGCCGCATTTGCGCGTGTTTTACCACGGCCAACGAGCGTAGCTGGCAATTCAGCCCCAAGCTCGAAGACTCCGCAGAACGACAACTCTTCCAACCAAGCCGCTGTCCGCCGAACCGTGCTGGCCGTACGCCACTGGTCGAGTGCTGAGGTCACGAATGTGGCCATAGACCTGGATGGAGCGGTGAAGTACAAGGTCGGATATCTGCATGCACCAGAGCGTCTTTATTTCGATATATCTGATGTGCAATTAGAACCCGCTGTCCTACTCAAGAAATTCTCTGGACGAGACGGATTTTTGGGAAATGTCCGAGTGGCGCACTCGGAAAATGGCGCGACTCGCATCGTCTTTGATCTCTCCCGGCCCGTTTCCTACTCCGCGCAGCTGATTCCTGATCCCTATCGATTGCAGGTGACTCTACGCCCACCTGACGATAAGCCTGCCTCAAGCAAGAGCAACAGCGCCAGCCCTGCCGAACGGAAGAAGGCTTCCGCAACTACTCGGTCATCAAATGAGTCAGTTTTGGCGGAGCGGAATAAAGCCATTGTCACCGCTGCGGTTGCCATCGGCGACGTGAATCCGCGCGATGAAGCCATGGCGGGACATTCGAAACCCAGCCGGCCCTTGGCGCCATCCGCCATTCTATCGGGCTCGGGGATGATGCCAGCAAGCCAACGTACATTCATTCGCGCCCTGGGCTTGAAAATCGGCAAAATCGTGATTGACCCCGGTCATGGCGGCGATGATGTGGGCGGCATTGGACCTTCCGGTGTCCTGGAAAAAGACCTGGTTCTGGATGTTGCCATGCGGCTAGGCAAGCTCCTCAGGAACCTGGGCGCCGAAGTCTCCTACACGCGAGTGACTGACGTCTATCTGCCGCTCGAGGCCCGCACCCAGAGGGCGAACCGGGAACAAGCAGATCTTTTCGTCTCCATCCACGCGAACTCCAGTCCTGATCATTCCGCCCACGGGATAGAGACCTATTACCTAAACTTCACCTCATCTCCAGCGGCATTGGAAGTAGCTGCACGCGAGAACATGGTCTCGCAGCGCTCGGTAAACCAACTCCGGGACTTGGTACAAAAAATTGCCATGGCAGGGAGGCTTGAAGAGTCGCGAGAGCTCGCGACCGATGTAGAAAAGAATTTGGCAAAAGAACTGCCAAATGCTCACAACCGAGGCGTCAAGGAAGCGCCATTCATCGTTTTGACCGGCGCTAATATGCCCGCCATTCTCACCGAGATATCGTTCCTCAGCAATCCCGATGACGAGCGCGAACTCAAAGATCCGGCCTATCGGCAGAAGATCGCGCAAGCGCTTTATTCAGGGGTATCCGACTATGTTGCGGGATTGGGCGGGATCTCACCCCTCACGCGGACTCAGACCGCGGCTGCGAGTTCGGTAGCGGTTGACTTCGGTCCGACGAGTTGGAGCGATACCCTGCTCGACTTTGTGGCTTCGAATCGCACGTTTGTCTCGATTGCCCTTTTGTTGATAGCTGCCTGGACGTTCCTGCTTGCGAGTCCAACTCGTGCGCAGCCCGCTCCCGAAACCGCAGCTCCAAACTCAGCGGTTCTCGATAAGGACACTGACGGGGAACAGAACGAGCCTGATTATGCGGAAGCAGCCCCAAAGCTGCGGATCGTACACCGCTCCTGA